GTGGCGATTGTTTCGACCACTTGGTCAGCCATTGAAGCCGCAACTGCGATCTCCAGCTTGACCTTCGGTACAAAATTCACGGCGTATTCCGCGCCGCGATAGATTTCGGTGTGGCCGGATTGCGAGCCAAAGCCTTTAATCTCGGTTACCATCATCCCGCGCACGCCGATGGAGGTCAGCGCTTCGCGAACTTCCTCCAGCTTGAACGGCTTGATTGCTGCAATGATCAGTTTCACTGTCTTCCCCTTCGGTTTCACCTCGCTAGCGGAGGCACGTCTGAAGAGAGAACAGTCTCAAGGGGCCTGCGCAGCAACGTTCAAGGTATGAAATGAGCGCATAATGCTGCCTTGCGGCATGATTTTTTGCACAATATTTAGCCAG
Above is a window of Litoreibacter janthinus DNA encoding:
- a CDS encoding P-II family nitrogen regulator is translated as MKLIIAAIKPFKLEEVREALTSIGVRGMMVTEIKGFGSQSGHTEIYRGAEYAVNFVPKVKLEIAVAASMADQVVETIATTAKTDKIGDGKIFVLDVTQAVRVRTGETNEDAL